In Dyadobacter sp. NIV53, a single window of DNA contains:
- a CDS encoding metallophosphoesterase: MKKIGLLSDTHGFLDPRVFDHFSNCDEVWHAGDLGSLKIVDQLEAFKPVRIVYGNIDSKEIQLRTKADLFFELEGFRIWMTHIGGAPPRYNPMVTPRLKSETPDIFICGHSHILRVIRDKDLSNMLYINPGAAGKEGFHKMRTLLRFNLHDGVISQMEVVELGKRGAIEV, from the coding sequence ATGAAGAAAATAGGTTTACTATCGGATACACATGGCTTTCTTGATCCCCGCGTGTTTGATCATTTTTCAAACTGCGACGAGGTATGGCATGCCGGAGATCTGGGTTCGTTAAAAATCGTAGATCAGCTGGAAGCATTTAAGCCTGTCCGGATTGTTTATGGGAATATTGATAGTAAGGAAATTCAGCTTCGTACAAAAGCAGATCTTTTTTTTGAACTGGAAGGTTTTCGTATCTGGATGACACATATTGGAGGAGCACCACCGAGGTATAATCCGATGGTGACACCCCGCTTAAAATCTGAAACGCCGGATATTTTCATTTGCGGACATTCACATATTTTGCGTGTGATCCGGGACAAAGATTTATCTAATATGCTTTATATTAATCCAGGCGCAGCGGGCAAAGAAGGCTTCCACAAGATGCGTACGCTGTTACGCTTCAATTTGCATGACGGGGTAATCAGCCAGATGGAAGTAGTAGAATTGGGAAAACGCGGCGCCATTGAAGTTTGA